A window of Chitinophaga sp. MM2321 contains these coding sequences:
- a CDS encoding AAA family ATPase, with product MQLRQAQRNKAKIKMALAGPSGSGKTKSSLLTAYGLCGCWNKIAIIDTENNSADLYADLGPYQVLTLSPPFTTEKYINAIITCQQKGIEAIIIDSITHEWEYILDIHGNMTGNSYTNWNKVTPMHNSFVQAILQSPVHVISTIRTKQDYVLTEKNGKMVPEKVGMKAITREGMDYEFTLVLDLDMKNQATASKDRTGLFMNKPPVIITPDMGIEILEWCNQGSTDPKVNLPPDLTDKINNCKSIDELLDLYMKSPENQQSHLQEFTTQRQRLSQLGTNINNQ from the coding sequence ATGCAACTTCGTCAAGCGCAAAGAAATAAAGCAAAAATAAAAATGGCATTGGCTGGCCCAAGTGGCTCAGGGAAAACTAAGAGCAGCCTGCTTACAGCCTATGGTCTATGCGGATGCTGGAACAAAATAGCCATCATTGATACTGAGAATAATTCGGCAGATCTGTATGCGGATTTAGGCCCCTATCAGGTATTAACATTATCACCTCCATTTACTACTGAGAAATATATTAATGCTATTATAACCTGCCAGCAGAAAGGTATAGAGGCTATTATTATTGATTCCATCACCCATGAATGGGAGTATATTCTTGATATTCATGGGAACATGACTGGCAATTCGTATACCAACTGGAATAAGGTCACACCGATGCACAATTCATTTGTACAAGCCATTCTACAATCACCTGTTCACGTTATTTCCACTATAAGAACTAAGCAGGATTACGTTCTTACCGAAAAAAACGGGAAGATGGTTCCTGAAAAAGTAGGAATGAAAGCTATTACCAGAGAGGGTATGGACTATGAATTTACATTAGTACTTGACCTTGATATGAAAAATCAGGCCACTGCAAGTAAAGACAGGACTGGTTTATTCATGAACAAGCCACCAGTAATAATTACACCTGACATGGGTATAGAAATTCTGGAATGGTGCAATCAGGGGTCAACAGACCCAAAGGTAAATCTCCCTCCTGATCTTACAGACAAAATAAACAATTGTAAATCCATTGATGAATTGCTGGACCTGTACATGAAAAGTCCTGAAAATCAGCAATCCCATTTGCAGGAGTTTACTACCCAAAGACAGCGCCTGAGCCAATTAGGAACAAACATTAAT